The proteins below are encoded in one region of Rhododendron vialii isolate Sample 1 chromosome 7a, ASM3025357v1:
- the LOC131332054 gene encoding protein MODIFIER OF SNC1 11-like: MATSTAPKEENSTTTTNDASPAPQLPPPLTAATDSSPEEIDEPKSLGDSPTTGDAAADPMAVKNNGANNDDVTVSYTQKKMRRAERFGVPVQISEEEKRNTRAERFGTGSGSESGVHGSDALMKSEEQKRKARGERFGSVQSVSADEEAKKKARLSRFTAAAPIDPLEEEKKKARALRFSQAPSGCPSQVNGKAYDIETKTAITGKAGGET, translated from the exons ATGGCTACATCGACCGCGCCGAAAGAGgaaaactccaccaccaccaccaacgaCGCTTCACCGGCTCCTCAACTACCACCACCTCTCACTGCTGCCACGGACTCGTCTCCCGAGGAAATCGACGAACCGAAGAGCCTCGGAGACTCTCCAACGACCGGAGACGCGGCGGCTGATCCAATGGCCGTGAAAAACAACGGCGCCAACAACGACGACGTTACAGTTTCCTATACCCAGAAGAAGATGCGAAGAGCGGAGCGGTTCGGAGTGCCTGTGCAGATCTCGGAGGAAGAGAAGCGGAATACTCGAGCAGAAAG GTTTGGGACTGGGTCTGGGTCTGAGTCCGGTGTGCATGGATCAGATGCATTGATGAAATCAGAAGAACAAAAGAGAAAGGCTAGAGGGGAGAG GTTTGGGTCCGTGCAGTCTGTTTCTGCTGATGAGGAGGCGAAGAAGAAAGCCAGGCTTTCCAGGTTTACAGCAGCTGCCCCGATAGATCCtttggaagaggaaaaaaagaaagcaagggCATTAAG GTTTTCACAAGCTCCGTCTGGCTGTCCATCACAAGTAAATGGCAAAGCATATGATATTGAAACT AAAACAGCTATCACGGGCAAGGCTGGCGGGGAGACCTAA